The proteins below come from a single Malus domestica chromosome 03, GDT2T_hap1 genomic window:
- the LOC139194323 gene encoding G-type lectin S-receptor-like serine/threonine-protein kinase LECRK2, producing MAFELTYSLCFLLILLHLPLFTTSQPYQNISLGSSLVAQDDDSAWLSPSGEFAFGFRRIGNDGGFLLAIRFNKIPEKTVVWSAINGSLFQKGSTVEFTEDGFFIKDFETGDRQFICYQTAVTGVAYAAMLDTGNFVLANQNSINLWESFHYPTNTILPTQTLSRSTVLFASYSETNYSKGRFQLNLQSDGNLVLYTTNFPLDTPNYPYWSTHTNGSGFQFIFNMSGHIFVTDINGRIVYTVSESDKMASVEDYYQRATLDSDGVFRHYVYHKSNGSVVETGTGAWSTVSFQPPNICTAMDNKGGGPCGFNNICKPDDQGPTICQCPQGYTSIDGNDERKGCKQNFIPQSCDESSPDSHLFVFTEMLYIDWPSGDYEHFQPVEEDWCKKSCLDDCFCAVAIYYNDGQDCYKKGIPLFNGRNGNSTAWKSFIKKRADNSIKERADNCTSKYVTKKEISALVLVGSVLMLIISNLIISIITYLFFSRLYSKQEKMSDLYPVVQGINLKRFTYLDIKEATEGFKEELGRGGFATVFKGVLASDNGKGVAVKRLDSMVRENGFEFKAEVSTIGGTNHKNLVKLLGFCNEGQHRILVYEFMTNGSLSSYLFGNSRPSWYQRREIAVGTARGLRYLHEECSSQIIHCDIKPQNILLDDSFTARIADFGVAKLLKMDQTRTTTRFRGTKGYVAPEWFKSLPVTVKADVYSFGILLLEIICCRKHYEENMQDEEQMILADWAYDCYEQKKLHLLIKNDDDEAKEDIKNMELFLMISFWCIQEEPSQRPTMRNVTLMLEGNLEVSVPPNPSSLYVLSK from the coding sequence ATGGCTTTTGAACTGACATATTCTCTATGCTTTCTACTTATCCTCCTACATCTGCCACTTTTCACCACTTCTCAGCCTTACCAAAATATATCTTTAGGCTCGTCTCTCGTTGCTCAGGACGATGACTCTGCGTGGCTCTCACCTTCTGGGGAATTTGCTTTCGGTTTCCGAAGAATTGGAAATGATGGTGGTTTCTTACTCGCCATCCGGTTCAACAAAATACCCGAAAAAACTGTCGTCTGGTCAGCTATTAATGGAAGTCTTTTCCAAAAAGGATCCACGGTTGAGTTCACCGAGGATGGCTTTTTTATCAAGGATTTTGAAACGGGTGATCGGCAATTCATTTGTTATCAGACTGCTGTCACTGGGGTTGCCTATGCAGCCATGCTTGACACTGGAAATTTTGTCCTGGCCAACCAAAATTCAATCAATCTGTGGGAGAGTTTTCATTATCCTACTAATACAATCCTCCCCACACAAACTCTCAGTAGAAGCACCGTACTTTTCGCCAGCTATTCTGAAACCAATTACTCAAAGGGCAGATTCCAGTTAAATCTACAGTCCGATGGAAATCTCGTGCTTTATACAACGAATTTTCCATTGGATACTCCTAACTATCCTTACTGGTCGACCCATACCAACGGCAGTGGCTTTCAGTTTATCTTTAACATGTCTGGCCATATTTTCGTTACAGATATTAACGGACGCATAGTTTACACAGTATCAGAGTCAGACAAGATGGCTTCAGTCGAAGATTACTACCAAAGAGCAACTCTTGATTCTGATGGAGTTTTCAGGCACTATGTCTACCATAAAAGCAATGGCTCAGTTGTGGAAACGGGGACCGGGGCTTGGTCCACTGTGTCGTTCCAACCTCCAAATATCTGCACTGCAATGGACAACAAAGGCGGAGGTCCATGTGGGTTCAACAACATATGTAAACCTGATGATCAAGGACCTACTATTTGTCAGTGCCCACAGGGTTACACCTCCATTGACGGAAACGATGAGCGAAAAGGATGCAAACAAAACTTCATTCCCCAAAGTTGTGATGAATCCTCACCAGACTCACACCTTTTTGTGTTTACAGAGATGCTATACATAGATTGGCCTAGTGGAGATTATGAGCATTTTCAGCCGGTAGAAGAGGACTGGTGCAAGAAGAGTTGTCTGGATGACTGTTTCTGTGCCGTTGCCATTTATTACAACGATGGCCAAGACTGTTATAAGAAGGGAATTCCTCTTTTCAATGGGAGGAATGGCAACAGTACAGCATGGAAATCCTTCATCAAAAAAAGAGCAGACAATTCTATCAAAGAAAGAGCAGACAATTGTACTTCAAAATACGTAACAAAGAAAGAGATTTCAGCTTTGGTGCTCGTCGGATCAGTGCTCATGCTAATAATCAGCAATTTGATTATTTCTATAATAACCTATTTGTTTTTTTCTCGCTTGTACTCCAAGCAAGAAAAGATGAGTGACCTTTACCCAGTTGTCCAAGGCATTAATCTAAAACGCTTCACTTACCTGGATATAAAAGAAGCTACAGAAGGATTCAAGGAAGAACTAGGCCGTGGCGGTTTTGCAACAGTTTTCAAAGGCGTTTTAGCATCTGACAATGGGAAAGGTGTTGCTGTCAAAAGATTGGACAGCATGGTCAGAGAAAATGGTTTTGAATTCAAGGCTGAAGTAAGCACAATTGGAGGAACAAATCACAAAAATTTAGTCAAGCTACTAGGATTTTGCAACGAAGGACAACACCGAATTCTTGTGTACGAGTTTATGACCAACGGATCCTTATCAAGCTATCTCTTTGGAAATTCAAGGCCAAGCTGGTACCAAAGAAGAGAAATTGCCGTAGGAACCGCACGAGGGCTCCGGTATTTGCATGAAGAGTGTAGCAGCCAAATCATACATTGTGACATTAAgcctcaaaacattcttctagaTGACTCTTTCACTGCAAGAATTGCCGACTTTGGAGTGGCCAAGCTATTGAAGATGGACCAAACTCGTACGACTACAAGATTTCGAGGAACAAAAGGGTACGTAGCTCCTGAATGGTTCAAAAGCTTGCCTGTCACAGTGAAGGCGGATGTTTATAGCTTTGGCATTTTGTTATTAGAGATTATTTGCTGCAGGAAGCATTATGAAGAAAACATGCAGGATGAAGAACAAATGATACTAGCTGATTGGGCATATGATTGCTATGAGCAAAAGAAACTGCACCTTCTAATCAAGAATGACGATGATGAGGCCAAGGAGGACATCAAGAACATGGAACTGTTTTTGATGATCTCATTTTGGTGCATTCAAGAGGAACCATCACAAAGACCGACCATGAGAAATGTGACACTGATGCTTGAAGGAAACCTTGAAGTCTCAGTCCCACCAAATCCATCCTCATTATATGTTCTATCTAAGTGA